The following coding sequences lie in one Burkholderia cepacia genomic window:
- a CDS encoding ABC transporter substrate-binding protein, protein MRRTTFPVARIARALAAIVISGSVAAQAATFDLSPEQPGRQRGTVNPAVEQAVPGGFKFAEANTLTIGIAPNLPPLSTYATDARTVVGFDPDLAQLIADSVGRKLKIVPLAWADWPLALQSGKVDAVISNVTVTEQRKEKFDFSTYRKDQVGFYVKNGSKLAAIREPKDVAGLRVVTDSGTNQEKILLEWNRQNVARGLAPVEIQYYPDAAERWVALQSGRVDTIFSVNSMLAYQASLRGDAKLIGTVSGGWPRSADIAITTRKGSGLAEPLTLAINALIANGSYRKVLGRWSLDAEAIDQSQTNPPGLPRT, encoded by the coding sequence ATGAGAAGAACGACTTTCCCCGTTGCGCGCATCGCTCGCGCGCTGGCTGCAATTGTGATCAGCGGCAGCGTCGCCGCGCAGGCCGCGACGTTCGACCTGAGCCCCGAGCAACCGGGCCGGCAGCGCGGCACCGTGAATCCGGCGGTCGAACAGGCGGTGCCGGGCGGCTTCAAGTTTGCCGAAGCGAACACGCTGACGATCGGCATCGCGCCGAACCTGCCGCCGCTCAGCACGTATGCGACGGATGCACGGACCGTCGTCGGCTTCGATCCCGATCTCGCACAGCTGATCGCCGACAGCGTCGGCCGCAAGCTGAAGATCGTACCGCTCGCGTGGGCTGACTGGCCGCTCGCGCTGCAGTCCGGCAAGGTCGATGCGGTGATCTCGAACGTCACGGTCACCGAGCAGCGCAAGGAGAAGTTCGACTTCTCGACCTACCGGAAGGATCAGGTCGGCTTCTACGTGAAGAACGGCAGCAAGCTTGCCGCGATCCGCGAGCCGAAGGATGTCGCCGGGCTGCGCGTCGTGACCGATTCGGGCACGAACCAGGAAAAGATCCTGCTCGAATGGAACCGGCAGAACGTCGCACGCGGTCTCGCGCCGGTCGAAATCCAGTACTACCCGGATGCGGCGGAGCGCTGGGTCGCGCTGCAGTCGGGTCGCGTCGACACGATCTTCAGCGTGAATTCGATGCTCGCGTACCAGGCGTCGCTGCGCGGCGATGCGAAGCTGATCGGCACGGTGAGCGGCGGCTGGCCGCGCAGCGCGGACATCGCGATCACGACGCGCAAGGGCAGCGGCCTCGCCGAGCCGCTGACGCTCGCGATCAATGCGCTGATCGCGAACGGCAGCTACCGGAAGGTGCTCGGACGCTGGAGCCTCGATGCCGAAGCGATCGACCAGTCGCAGACCAATCCGCCGGGGCTGCCGCGCACCTGA
- a CDS encoding TauD/TfdA family dioxygenase, translated as MTYLADERIALTAVESAHIRKTLGALAYDPAGGAGYISAVRKLAYNAFPDRIVDAFDRAKAPTADAHGSIEIDNLPIDDDVKGSPRFEETGRSFKAGVLSENVLVALSTLAGEPYSIAHEGRELVNNLTPHKTTAREYTGLGSEVELDFHIENAAQAHMPEGDTSPFALLLLGVRSEAGGGPYTRLADARRALERLSPDDIAQLYGEHYIIRVPYRWRGAAPTPRDNTDLSAVLSGPLDAPRVTVAFYPDMVLAVNTRAQEALANLYRAVREVSFGVQVSPGKLVLINNHFTLHSRDRFDPQYDENDRAFRWVQRVFVARSLWNFRSFTPLQARVFDPKALYAGESAQARQPSRVAQPAPQRAAAAELEATPA; from the coding sequence ATGACCTATCTCGCAGATGAACGCATCGCATTGACGGCAGTGGAGTCCGCTCATATCCGCAAGACGCTCGGCGCGCTGGCCTACGATCCGGCCGGCGGCGCCGGCTACATCAGTGCGGTGCGCAAGCTCGCGTACAACGCGTTTCCCGACCGCATCGTCGACGCGTTCGACCGCGCGAAGGCGCCGACCGCGGACGCGCACGGTTCGATCGAGATCGACAACCTGCCGATCGACGACGACGTGAAGGGCAGCCCGCGGTTCGAGGAAACCGGCCGCTCGTTCAAGGCCGGCGTGCTGAGCGAGAACGTGCTGGTCGCGCTGAGCACGCTGGCCGGCGAGCCGTATTCGATCGCGCACGAAGGCCGCGAACTCGTGAACAACCTGACGCCGCACAAGACGACCGCGCGCGAGTACACGGGCCTCGGCTCCGAGGTCGAACTCGATTTCCATATCGAGAACGCCGCGCAGGCGCACATGCCGGAGGGCGATACATCGCCGTTCGCGTTGCTGCTGCTCGGCGTGCGCAGCGAAGCCGGCGGCGGACCGTACACGCGGCTCGCCGATGCGCGCCGCGCGCTGGAGCGGCTGTCGCCGGACGACATCGCGCAGTTGTACGGCGAGCACTACATCATCCGCGTGCCGTACCGGTGGCGCGGCGCCGCGCCGACGCCGCGCGACAACACCGACCTGAGCGCCGTGCTGTCGGGGCCGCTCGACGCGCCGCGCGTGACGGTCGCGTTCTATCCGGACATGGTGCTGGCCGTCAACACGCGCGCCCAGGAGGCGCTGGCCAACCTGTACCGCGCGGTGCGCGAGGTGTCGTTCGGCGTCCAGGTGTCGCCGGGCAAGCTGGTGCTGATCAACAACCACTTCACGCTGCATTCGCGCGACCGCTTCGATCCGCAATACGACGAGAACGATCGCGCGTTCCGCTGGGTGCAGCGCGTGTTCGTCGCGCGCAGCCTGTGGAATTTCCGTTCGTTCACGCCGCTGCAGGCGCGCGTGTTCGATCCGAAGGCGCTGTACGCGGGCGAGTCGGCGCAGGCGAGGCAGCCGTCGCGCGTCGCGCAACCGGCGCCGCAGCGCGCGGCCGCGGCCGAACTCGAGGCAACGCCCGCGTGA
- a CDS encoding MFS transporter, with product MSDRAPALDSALAAAAPAPRTSLRAIFPTVAAASLGFAIVQLDVTVVNVAIPSLGHSFGSSVHGLQWIVDAYTLSFAALLLTSGTLADRFGSRRLFAYGLVLFLLASLGCALAPSLAALIAARVAQGIGAAMILPTSLALITHACANDSAARVKAVAWWSATGGAISAAGPTLGGLLIDSLGWRAIFFINLPICAIGLWLTLRHVRDSAAARTRLFDPAGQIVAVLVLGLLTGGIIRAGAQGIGDPYAAGALIASAVLGVVFVAIERRVAAPMLQLAFFRIPRVPGVLAIGAITNAAFYGLIFSLSLYFQNARGFTATESGLALAPLTIIMLANIASARLAVRYGFRATVIIGLAVSLAGYAWLWHTLAAHTPYVLLAPGLAAMAIGGGIAIPALTSTMLGSVEAGRSATASAILNTARQVGAAIGVAALGALVAGQGAAIVAGASHAFAVAAVLVAVCIVVAVRWPRDAPDTGARA from the coding sequence ATGAGCGACCGTGCTCCGGCGCTCGACAGCGCACTGGCCGCCGCCGCGCCGGCACCCCGCACGTCGCTGCGCGCAATCTTCCCGACCGTCGCGGCTGCAAGCCTCGGCTTCGCGATCGTCCAGCTCGACGTAACCGTCGTGAATGTCGCGATTCCGAGCCTCGGCCATTCCTTCGGATCGAGCGTTCACGGGCTGCAGTGGATCGTCGATGCGTACACGCTGTCGTTCGCCGCGCTGCTGCTGACGTCCGGCACGCTGGCCGACCGCTTCGGCAGCCGCCGGCTGTTCGCGTACGGCCTCGTGCTGTTCTTGCTCGCGTCGCTCGGCTGCGCACTCGCGCCTTCGCTCGCCGCGCTGATCGCCGCACGGGTTGCACAGGGCATCGGCGCCGCGATGATCCTGCCCACCTCTCTCGCGCTCATCACGCATGCGTGTGCGAACGACTCCGCCGCGCGCGTGAAAGCCGTCGCGTGGTGGAGCGCGACCGGCGGCGCAATCAGCGCGGCCGGGCCGACGCTCGGCGGCCTGCTGATCGATTCGCTCGGCTGGCGCGCGATCTTTTTCATCAACCTGCCGATCTGCGCGATCGGGCTGTGGCTCACGCTGCGCCACGTGCGCGATTCGGCCGCCGCGCGCACGCGGCTGTTCGATCCGGCCGGCCAGATCGTCGCGGTGCTGGTACTCGGCCTCCTGACGGGCGGGATCATCCGGGCCGGCGCGCAGGGTATCGGCGATCCGTATGCTGCCGGCGCGCTGATCGCATCGGCCGTGCTCGGCGTAGTGTTCGTCGCGATCGAACGGCGCGTGGCCGCACCGATGCTGCAGCTGGCGTTCTTCCGGATTCCGCGTGTGCCGGGTGTGCTGGCGATCGGCGCGATTACGAACGCCGCGTTCTACGGGCTGATCTTCTCGCTCAGCCTCTACTTCCAGAACGCGCGCGGCTTCACGGCGACCGAATCGGGGCTCGCGCTCGCGCCGCTCACGATCATCATGCTCGCCAACATCGCGAGTGCGCGGCTCGCCGTCAGGTACGGGTTCCGCGCGACCGTCATCATCGGCCTCGCCGTGTCGCTCGCGGGCTACGCGTGGCTATGGCACACGCTCGCCGCGCACACGCCGTATGTGCTGCTGGCGCCGGGGCTCGCGGCGATGGCGATCGGCGGCGGCATCGCAATTCCCGCGCTGACTTCGACGATGCTCGGCAGCGTCGAGGCCGGCCGCTCGGCGACGGCTTCCGCGATCCTCAATACCGCGCGCCAGGTAGGCGCCGCGATCGGCGTCGCAGCACTCGGCGCGCTGGTCGCGGGCCAGGGCGCGGCGATCGTGGCCGGCGCGTCGCACGCGTTCGCCGTCGCGGCCGTGCTCGTCGCCGTCTGCATCGTGGTGGCCGTGCGCTGGCCCCGCGACGCACCCGATACCGGCGCGCGGGCCTGA
- a CDS encoding ATP-grasp domain-containing protein, with protein MQHRFIDTVLIVDGASTAAYLAPAFRAYGIRCAHVISDPDLPEIYRNQFVPSDYIRQVQHRGDIDATLAQLGDLRIGAVLHGLDAALELADTLAERLDVPYRNPLATSAARRDKFAMNERIRQAGLRAPVHFHSTSVDEALEWARAQGTLPLVVKPARSAGVAGVKICRTLAQVEDAAHDVLATRSLYNQPNDDIVIQSYSEGQEYIVDSVSFEGRHRVVSLWEVHRDRTHAPRLDKMLVLNHADPRYAPLLDYAADVLDALDVRFGPTHLELFDTADGPTIVELNARLHGSLDPRLTSAVSGENHVSAAVEAVLHPERLFGETIAPTDFRGYCGHVLLLSSRNGVLRQDFTWQAIQALPSFVGLKQWIKVGDTLRVTTDLQTALGTVGLYSPTFERLLEDCRRIREIEADFFADERAVAPA; from the coding sequence ATGCAGCATCGCTTTATCGATACCGTCCTGATCGTCGACGGCGCGTCGACAGCCGCCTACCTGGCGCCCGCGTTTCGCGCGTATGGCATCCGGTGCGCACACGTCATCAGCGATCCCGATCTGCCGGAAATCTACCGAAACCAGTTCGTGCCGTCCGACTACATCCGCCAGGTCCAGCATCGCGGCGACATCGACGCGACGCTCGCGCAATTGGGCGACCTGCGGATCGGCGCGGTGTTGCACGGCCTCGACGCGGCGCTGGAGCTGGCCGACACGCTGGCCGAGCGGCTCGACGTGCCTTATCGCAACCCGCTCGCAACCTCAGCCGCGCGGCGCGACAAGTTCGCGATGAACGAGCGCATCCGCCAGGCCGGCCTGCGCGCACCGGTGCACTTCCACAGCACGTCGGTCGATGAAGCGCTCGAATGGGCACGCGCGCAAGGCACCCTGCCGCTCGTCGTGAAGCCGGCGCGCAGCGCGGGTGTCGCCGGCGTGAAGATCTGCCGGACGCTCGCGCAGGTCGAGGACGCCGCGCACGACGTGCTGGCCACCCGTTCGCTGTACAACCAGCCGAACGACGACATCGTGATCCAGAGCTATTCCGAAGGACAGGAATACATCGTCGACTCGGTGTCGTTCGAGGGCCGCCACCGCGTGGTCAGCCTGTGGGAAGTGCATCGCGACCGCACGCACGCGCCGCGGCTCGACAAGATGCTGGTGCTGAATCACGCGGACCCGCGCTACGCACCGCTGCTCGACTACGCGGCCGACGTGCTCGACGCGCTCGACGTGCGCTTCGGGCCAACTCATCTCGAACTGTTCGATACGGCCGACGGCCCGACCATCGTCGAGCTGAACGCACGGCTGCACGGCAGTCTCGACCCGCGGCTGACGAGCGCGGTCAGCGGCGAGAATCACGTGTCGGCCGCCGTCGAAGCCGTGCTGCATCCGGAGCGGCTGTTCGGCGAAACCATCGCACCGACGGATTTCCGCGGCTACTGCGGGCATGTGCTGCTGCTGTCGTCGCGTAACGGCGTGTTGCGGCAGGACTTCACGTGGCAGGCGATCCAGGCGCTGCCGTCGTTCGTCGGCCTCAAGCAATGGATCAAGGTGGGCGACACGCTGCGCGTGACCACCGACCTGCAGACGGCACTCGGCACGGTCGGCCTCTACAGCCCGACGTTCGAGCGGCTGCTCGAGGATTGCCGACGCATCCGTGAGATCGAGGCCGATTTCTTCGCGGACGAACGCGCGGTCGCGCCGGCCTAG
- a CDS encoding LysR family transcriptional regulator yields the protein MNIPLLETFRAVVQEGSALRAADRLGCTQSNVTARLRQLEESLDAPLFDRHGKRLVLNDAGRRLIPYCDRILRLVDEATQVVRETPVARSFRLGSMESTAATRLPALAAALKEREPALGLAVQIGSEPDLADALLRGRIDAALTARAVVRPGLRYEPAFAEDMVLVSAATVTRRQLLADNTVRLLAFHDGCPYRAVAEHWLKARGVAIESVSSFGTFGAILGCVAAGMGVAILPKRITTEHVARKELRAHAFDDLDSVTTYLVTPDEAPALPELDALRAVLGRQAGALLAR from the coding sequence ATGAACATTCCTCTGCTCGAAACCTTTCGTGCCGTCGTGCAGGAAGGCAGCGCGTTGCGCGCGGCCGATCGGCTCGGCTGCACGCAATCGAACGTCACCGCGCGGCTGCGCCAGCTCGAAGAGTCGCTCGACGCGCCGCTGTTCGACCGGCACGGCAAGCGGCTGGTGCTGAACGATGCGGGGCGCCGGCTGATTCCGTATTGCGACCGCATCCTGCGCCTCGTCGACGAAGCGACGCAGGTGGTGCGCGAGACGCCGGTCGCGCGCAGCTTCCGGCTCGGTTCGATGGAAAGCACGGCGGCCACGCGGCTGCCGGCGCTGGCCGCCGCGTTGAAGGAGCGCGAGCCGGCGCTCGGTCTCGCCGTGCAGATCGGCAGCGAGCCGGACCTGGCCGACGCGCTGCTGCGCGGCCGGATCGATGCCGCGCTTACCGCGCGCGCGGTGGTGCGGCCCGGGTTGCGTTACGAGCCCGCGTTCGCCGAGGACATGGTGCTGGTCAGCGCGGCCACGGTCACGCGCCGGCAACTGCTGGCCGACAACACGGTGCGGCTGCTCGCGTTTCACGACGGCTGCCCGTACCGCGCGGTCGCGGAGCACTGGCTGAAGGCACGCGGCGTCGCGATCGAATCGGTGTCGTCGTTCGGCACGTTCGGCGCGATCCTCGGCTGCGTGGCGGCCGGAATGGGTGTCGCGATCCTGCCGAAGCGGATCACGACCGAGCACGTCGCGCGCAAGGAGTTGCGCGCGCATGCATTCGACGATCTCGACAGCGTGACGACCTACCTCGTCACGCCCGATGAAGCGCCCGCGCTGCCCGAACTCGATGCGTTGCGCGCCGTGCTCGGCCGGCAGGCGGGCGCGCTGCTCGCGCGCTAG
- a CDS encoding ATP-grasp domain-containing protein → MKRLIVIGARATGSSVALVRAALTRQLAVTVITAPGHRLDGVFPDAVETVNLEPDAGQLAGWLRTRFANELDTLRVTTAHDTYARTAAWVADALGLPGPDARHVAHAVSKSNQKALLAAHGIPAAQFVTGTLAAPTALAAAAAPLRFPVVVKPSEGSASDGVRRCEDIAGVRAQLDALAAAQTDAQSLATERIVIEEFLSGSEYCVEYFDGRYVGALRKLKRHGAGFLERGYTSELDLDADTLRALIEVGARATAAAGLTWGPVHLDCIVHDGVPHVIELNPRIAGSFICDIVRDGYGFNVVDALLDKLDGRAVAIPELFEPHAYARAEFLLDSDPRAWRFAQAGEIDDGAVTLSYGPQVLPDRERRAFLYVRVALPAGRGSAEHAGLSAGHSGVVRSTLGAAPSPFPEPSTGKVS, encoded by the coding sequence ATGAAGCGACTCATCGTGATCGGCGCGCGCGCCACCGGCAGCAGCGTCGCGCTGGTTCGCGCCGCGCTGACACGCCAGTTGGCCGTGACCGTCATCACCGCGCCCGGCCATCGTCTCGACGGCGTGTTTCCCGACGCCGTCGAGACGGTGAACCTCGAGCCCGACGCCGGCCAGCTCGCCGGCTGGCTGCGCACGCGTTTTGCGAATGAACTCGACACACTGCGCGTGACGACCGCGCACGACACTTATGCGCGCACCGCCGCGTGGGTCGCCGACGCGCTCGGCCTGCCCGGCCCCGATGCGCGGCACGTCGCGCACGCCGTGTCGAAATCGAACCAGAAAGCGCTGCTCGCCGCGCACGGCATCCCGGCCGCGCAGTTCGTCACGGGCACGCTGGCCGCGCCGACGGCGCTCGCGGCCGCGGCTGCCCCGCTGCGCTTTCCGGTCGTCGTCAAGCCGTCGGAAGGATCGGCGAGCGACGGCGTGCGGCGCTGCGAGGACATCGCCGGCGTGCGCGCGCAGCTCGATGCGCTCGCCGCCGCGCAAACCGATGCGCAGTCGCTCGCGACCGAACGTATCGTCATCGAGGAATTCCTGAGCGGAAGCGAATACTGCGTCGAGTATTTCGACGGCCGCTATGTCGGCGCGCTGCGCAAGCTGAAGCGGCATGGCGCCGGTTTTCTCGAACGCGGCTATACGTCCGAACTCGATCTCGATGCCGACACGCTGCGCGCGCTGATCGAGGTCGGCGCGCGCGCGACCGCGGCAGCCGGGCTCACGTGGGGGCCCGTGCACCTCGACTGCATCGTGCACGACGGCGTGCCGCACGTCATCGAACTGAATCCGCGCATCGCGGGCAGCTTCATCTGCGATATCGTGCGCGACGGGTATGGCTTCAACGTCGTCGATGCGTTGCTCGACAAGCTCGACGGGCGTGCGGTGGCGATCCCCGAGCTGTTCGAGCCGCACGCGTATGCCCGCGCCGAATTCCTGCTCGACAGCGATCCGCGCGCGTGGCGCTTCGCGCAGGCCGGCGAGATCGACGATGGCGCGGTCACGCTCAGTTACGGGCCGCAAGTGCTGCCCGATCGCGAACGGCGCGCGTTTCTGTATGTGCGGGTCGCGTTGCCGGCGGGGCGAGGGTCGGCGGAACACGCGGGATTGTCGGCCGGACACAGCGGTGTCGTGCGGTCGACGCTAGGTGCGGCACCTTCTCCTTTTCCGGAGCCTTCAACCGGAAAGGTGTCCTGA
- a CDS encoding phosphotransferase-like protein codes for MKPIAIVLHGPTSAGKSSLARALQDSSDVPMFHISLDAFVEMSRRRDMRSDDELNQAIRLHHLNLQSTLRSAALRAVISTSLSTSSFVILRHWTRALLHCHLAKQSSLAFRVRWPYLSSANVRGRIGAREWPDPSSDILPIHGRTRCASTHRHAARTRAPAVSAPTSTNEARDFA; via the coding sequence ATGAAACCAATCGCGATCGTGTTGCACGGCCCGACCAGTGCGGGCAAGAGCAGCTTGGCGAGGGCACTCCAGGACAGCTCGGACGTGCCCATGTTTCACATTTCACTGGACGCGTTTGTCGAAATGTCGCGCAGGCGTGACATGCGGTCGGACGACGAACTCAACCAGGCGATCAGACTTCATCATCTGAACCTGCAGTCGACGCTCCGCTCCGCTGCGTTGCGGGCAGTCATTTCGACATCGTTGTCGACCTCGTCCTTCGTGATACTCCGGCACTGGACGCGTGCATTGCTGCACTGTCACCTCGCCAAACAGTCGTCGTTGGCGTTTCGTGTCCGTTGGCCATACTTGAGCAGCGCGAACGTGCGAGGCCGGATCGGAGCGAGGGAATGGCCAGATCCCAGTTCGGACATCCTGCCTATTCACGGTCGTACTCGATGCGCATCGACACATCGACATGCAGCCCGGACGAGGGCGCCCGCCGTATCCGCGCCCACATCGACGAACGAGGCGCGTGATTTCGCGTGA